The Rhinolophus ferrumequinum isolate MPI-CBG mRhiFer1 chromosome 6, mRhiFer1_v1.p, whole genome shotgun sequence genome has a window encoding:
- the LOC117023085 gene encoding ribosome biogenesis protein NSA2 homolog, which translates to MPQNKHIELHHKHYGYCLDYHERKRKEEGREAHERSKKVKKMIGLKDKLYHKQRHAEKIQRKKTIMMQEKRNTKQKNDGKTLPGAVPVYPLDKKGQSRGKVLPNMIKQKQKEKAGKWEVPLPKVRTQGETEVLKVIRTGKRKKKVWKRMVTNVCFVGDGFS; encoded by the coding sequence ATGCCACAAAACAAACATATTGAGTTACACCATAAGCACTATGGATATTGTTTGGATTAccatgagagaaagagaaaggaggaaggtcGAGAGGCTCATGAACGTTCAAAGAAGGTAAAAAAGATGATTGGTCTCAAAGATAAACTCTACCATAAACAGCGTCATGCtgagaaaatacagaggaaaaagacTATCATGatgcaggaaaagagaaacaccAAACAAAAGAATGATGGAAAGACTCTACCAGGAGCAGTACCTGTATATCCACTGGACAAAAAGGGACAGTCCCGAGGTAAAGTACTTCCCAATatgattaaacaaaaacaaaaagaaaaagcaggaaaatgggAAGTCCCTCTGCCCAAAGTTCGTACCCAGGGAGAAACAGAGGTATTAAAAGTTATTcgaacaggaaagagaaagaagaaagtgtgGAAGAGGATGGTTACTAATGTCTGCTTTGTGGGAGACGGCTTTTCTTGA